The following are encoded in a window of Drosophila simulans strain w501 chromosome 3L, Prin_Dsim_3.1, whole genome shotgun sequence genomic DNA:
- the LOC6739114 gene encoding putative phosphatidate phosphatase — translation MCGNPNTRLLSRLVIDFLILLGIYGAALVVLPQQLSTTQRGFHCSDSSLKYPYRQPWLTKVHLTIAVVALPAAFVLVVEMLRAAVVPSSTELTQRFVFVGVRIPRFISECYKAIGVYLFGLGLTLVAIRLTKHSTGRLRPYFFDICQPTWGVEGGESCSDLTAENSTLYLEDFSCTEFAASQDLLALVRHSFPSGFVSTTCYAMGFLIFYAQARLFAPWLRLVRASLQLACGSLALVACWERISTYQNHLTDVAAGAALGGWMAFFATVFVAHLFVEVRVKRRPMPRNEQIYGYAGYYTRATYGY, via the coding sequence CCCAGCAGTTGTCCACAACCCAGCGGGGATTCCACTGCAGTGATAGCAGCCTGAAGTATCCCTATCGCCAGCCCTGGCTGACCAAGGTCCACCTTACGATCGCAGTGGTTGCTCTGCCCGCTGCATTTGTGCTCGTGGTGGAGATGCTCAGGGCAGCCGTGGTGCCCAGCTCCACGGAGCTGACGCAGCGCTTCGTCTTCGTCGGGGTACGCATCCCCAGATTCATCAGCGAGTGCTACAAGGCCATTGGCGTTTACCTTTTTGGCCTGGGACTGACATTGGTGGCGATTCGGCTGACTAAGCACTCGACGGGCCGACTGAGGCCCTACTTCTTCGATATCTGCCAGCCCACATGGGGCGTAGAGGGCGGCGAGAGCTGCTCCGACCTGACCGCGGAGAACTCCACCCTCTACCTCGAAGACTTCAGTTGCACGGAGTTCGCCGCCTCGCAGGATCTGCTCGCCCTGGTGCGCCACTCCTTCCCCAGCGGGTTCGTGTCCACCACTTGCTACGCCATGGGCTTTCTGATTTTCTATGCCCAGGCCAGACTGTTTGCTCCCTGGCTGCGATTAGTCCGAGCCTCCCTGCAACTGGCATGTGGCTCGCTGGCCTTGGTGGCTTGCTGGGAGCGCATCTCCACCTACCAGAACCACTTAACGGATGTGGCAGCGGGCGCTGCTCTTGGTGGGTGGATGGCCTTCTTTGCAACGGTGTTTGTGGCCCACCTCTTTGTGGAGGTGCGAGTAAAACGCCGTCCCATGCCAAGAAATGAACAGATCTACGGCTACGCGGGGTACTACACCAGAGCCACCTACGGCTACTGA
- the LOC6739115 gene encoding putative phosphatidate phosphatase, with protein sequence MRDAPEDQSVTVSMPASASVSAAGSTGPSSERRMTQRLLVELLVVVVLIIPICVYEFAVDPVRRGFFCDDESISYPFQDNTITPVMLGLIVGLLPALVMVVVEYVSHLRAGDISATVDLLGWRVSTWYVELGRQSTYFCFGLLLTFDATEVGKYTIGRLRPHFLAVCQPQMADGSMCSDPVNLHRYVENYECAGEGFTVEDVRQARLSFPSGHSSLAFYAMIYVALYLQRKITWRGSKLSRHFVQFIVVMVAWYTALSRVMDHWHHWSDVLSGSLLGVAGALITAHYIARMFDDRASNILSVGLRRENTAATLQEEVCPTTPPPYSVNNSFNEDQYCSKV encoded by the coding sequence ATGCGCGACGCGCCCGAAGATCAGTCCGTAACGGTCTCCATGCCGGCATCGGCATCCGTCTCTGCCGCCGGTTCCACCGGACCGTCATCGGAACGCCGGATGACGCAGCGCCTGCTCGTGGAGctcctggtggtggtggtgctcaTCATTCCCATCTGCGTGTACGAGTTCGCGGTGGATCCCGTGCGACGCGGCTTCTTCTGCGACGACGAGAGCATAAGCTATCCATTCCAGGACAACACCATAACGCCTGTAATGCTCGGCCTGATTGTGGGCCTGCTTCCGGCCCTGGtcatggtggtggtggagtaCGTAAGCCACCTGCGCGCCGGTGACATCTCGGCCACGGTGGACCTGCTTGGCTGGAGGGTGTCCACATGGTACGTGGAGCTGGGCCGCCAGTCCACCTACTTCTGCTTTGGCCTGCTGCTCACCTTTGACGCCACCGAGGTGGGCAAGTACACCATCGGACGCCTGAGACCGCACTTCCTGGCCGTTTGCCAGCCGCAGATGGCGGATGGGAGCATGTGCTCCGATCCGGTCAACCTGCACCGCTACGTGGAGAACTACGAGTGCGCCGGCGAGGGCTTCACCGTGGAGGACGTGCGCCAGGCCCGCCTCAGCTTCCCCAGCGGTCACTCTAGTTTGGCCTTCTATGCCATGATCTACGTGGCACTCTACCTCCAGCGGAAGATCACCTGGCGGGGATCAAAGCTGAGCCGGCACTTTGTGCAGTTCATTGTGGTGATGGTAGCCTGGTACACGGCCCTCAGCCGCGTGATGGACCATTGGCACCACTGGTCCGACGTCCTTTCCGGATCGCTACTTGGCGTGGCTGGCGCTCTAATCACCGCCCACTATATAGCAAGGATGTTCGACGACCGGGCAAGCAATATTCTAAGCGTAGGCCTGAGGAGGGAAAACACAGCAGCCACTCTTCAGGAAGAGGTCTGCCCCACCACCCCGCCGCCGTACTCCGTGAACAACAGCTTCAACGAGGATCAGTACTGCTCCAAGGTTTAG
- the LOC6739116 gene encoding putative phosphatidate phosphatase, whose translation MSFNLSRRPPIRLLVDVVLLGLLIVLVENFRRLWGPPTKRGFFCDDESLMYPYHENTVSPTLLHWLGLYLPLISLVVLESFLSHRKDRGPWATLWPVYNTVRWFLYGYVSNDLLKGIGKQAIGRLRPHFFAVCSPHFPDGTSCSDELHRGALKYHTDYECRSDLSQATEEMIRDVNVSFPSGHSAMAFYGLVFVALHLRRRRWPLPGSLLRPVLQLACVALAWFVAISRVMDYKHHWSDVAAGSLLGAGSAFAVTRAAASEELQWRCQDSLARAKQEAAVVDAAAVKGGQQMPHDLSLVTCQISN comes from the coding sequence ATGAGCTTCAATTTAAGTCGGCGCCCCCCCATTCGCCTTCTGGTGGACGTGGTCCTGCTGGGCCTACTTATTGTCCTGGTGGAGAACTTCCGTCGCTTGTGGGGGCCTCCGACGAAGCGTGGATTCTTCTGTGATGACGAGTCCTTGATGTATCCCTACCACGAAAACACAGTGAGCCCGACGCTGCTCCACTGGCTGGGACTGTACCTCCCACTGATCAGTCTGGTCGTCCTTGAAAGCTTTCTCAGCCACCGGAAGGACAGGGGCCCCTGGGCAACACTATGGCCGGTGTACAACACTGTGCGCTGGTTCCTTTACGGCTACGTATCCAACGACCTGCTCAAGGGAATCGGAAAGCAGGCAATTGGGCGACTGAGGCCCCACTTCTTCGCCGTGTGCAGTCCACATTTCCCAGACGGCACCAGCTGCTCAGATGAATTGCATCGAGGTGCTCTGAAATACCACACAGACTACGAGTGTCGGTCTGATCTTTCGCAAGCCACCGAGGAAATGATTCGGGACGTAAACGTGTCCTTTCCCAGCGGCCACTCCGCCATGGCCTTCTACGGCTTGGTGTTTGTGGCGCTGCACCTgcgccgccgccgctggccTCTGCCTGGATCCTTGCTCAGACCTGTGCTGCAGCTGGCTTGCGTGGCTCTGGCCTGGTTCGTGGCCATCAGCCGGGTCATGGACTACAAACACCATTGGTCGGATGTTGCGGCCGGATCGCTGTTGGGTGCCGGCAGCGCCTTTGCGGTTACTCGGGCTGCCGCGTCCGAGGAGCTACAATGGAGGTGCCAGGATTCACTGGCGAGAGCAAAGCAGGAGGCTGCAGTGGTCGACGCGGCCGCCGTCAAAGGGGGCCAGCAGATGCCGCATGATTTGTCTCTGGTTACGTGCCAGATCTCTAATTAG